Proteins encoded together in one Anopheles darlingi chromosome 3, idAnoDarlMG_H_01, whole genome shotgun sequence window:
- the LOC125954641 gene encoding congested-like trachea protein — protein MSQNKSPVKYFLSGGFGGVCTVLAGHPLDTIKVRLQTMPIPPPGQAPLYAGTLDCAKKTIAREGFRGLYKGMSAPITGVAPIFAVSFLGFGVGKRLQQQTPDEELNNVQLFVAGAFSGIFTTTVMAPGERIKCLLQIQQGGNSPQKYNGMVDCAKQLYAEGGIRSIYKGAFATLLRDVPASGMYFLTYEYLQRKMAPAPGTKVDATVALLGTIFAGGMAGIANWAIGMPADVLKSRLQTAPEGTYPNGIRDVFRELMKREGPLALYKGVTPVMLRAFPANAACFIGLEVAMKFLNVVAPNL, from the coding sequence atgtcCCAAAACAAGAGCCCGGTCAAGTACTTCCTCTCCGGAGGATTCGGAGGCGTGTGTACGGTGCTGGCCGGTCATCCGCTGGACACGATCAAGGTGCGACTCCAGACGATGCCCATTCCACCGCCCGGCCAAGCTCCACTCTACGCGGGCACCCTTGACTGCGCGAAGAAGACGATCGCCCGCGAAGGTTTCCGGGGGCTGTACAAGGGCATGTCGGCTCCGATCACCGGTGTGGCACCGATCTTTGCCGTCAGTttcctcggtttcggtgtaGGCAAGCGGCTACAGCAACAAACGCCCGATGAGGAACTCAATAACGTGCAGCTCTTTGTGGCCGGAGCGTTCTCCGGCATCTTCACGACGACCGTGATGGCCCCGGGAGAGCGCATCAAGTGTCTGCTGCAGATCCAGCAGGGTGGCAACTCACCCCAGAAGTACAACGGCATGGTGGACTGTGCTAAGCAGCTGTATGCCGAGGGCGGCATTCGCAGTATCTACAAAGGAGCCTTTGCCACGTTGCTACGTGATGTGCCGGCCTCGGGAATGTACTTCCTCACGTACGAGTACCTTCAGCGGAAGATGGCACCGGCTCCGGGAACCAAGGTTGACGCTACGGTAGCACTGCTCGGTACAATCTTCGCTGGTGGTATGGCCGGTATCGCTAACTGGGCCATCGGTATGCCAGCGGATGTGCTGAAGTCGCGGTTACAAACGGCACCGGAAGGTACCTATCCGAACGGGATTCGTGATGTGTTCCGCGAGCTGATGAAACGCGAGGGTCCGTTGGCGCTGTACAAGGGCGTAACACCCGTCATGCTGCGTGCGTTCCCAGCTAATGCTGCCTGCTTCATCGGATTGGAAGTGGCCATGAAGTTCCTCAACGTCGTCGCACCGAATCTGTAA